The sequence ctTCATTTTTCtggttcgtacggtcacctgccccgcccaaagagctgcgcatgtcgccatGCGCGGTGACCAAGGAGGAATTGGGGGAAATAAACGGTCggccatggcagcgccccataccatgggaAGACCACcattacaacctgaggcggcctgatatcaggagggctccgtacaaagacagccttatttagtcccccggctgccaaacccacccaataggcacgggtcgcatcacaccttaggttgagggagttttttttaacgaagtttccGTCTTCggcctgtgtggttcgcgggagacctactctgctaccttccatatctgggaggtgttcccctatccaccacccgGGAACGCGCCCTCTAGGGATAACAGGCTCCCCCAGCCCATATCAACGCTTTGTTGAATATTTCAACTGCTTCAGCcggcttaattttctccagttgctctgatacgctgtcatcatcggattcgtcctcttgttgatgatcgtcatctgcattgccgtcctcgatatcttcgttccattcatgaatcgctggtaacgtgaattcaatctgaaatttttaataaaaaaaagttttttcaataacccacatacatatttttgagcATATCTGCGATCACGAACGAACCTCAGAATTAGGCTACTAAGCAgatcgacggtgttgctcatcaagGTGCGGATTtcagcttcccatttttcttttaaaacggCCAACGGAACATTAACTTCGGGATCATCACCGCAAAATTGAAAATACTGTTCCAGCacttagctaatgttgcttcaccaacacgaaaccaagacgcatccaaaagatttatagctatttttaagttaatttttttcaacgactcgagCAAATCGGACTTTGTGCTGCTATTGAAGCTAGCAGACTGTTTCTGTAATGCAACTcagtgatttttattgcattctgatccatcggttgaatgaggagagcaacgtttggtggcataaacattgccgaaatttgcccattctccgttgtcagttcagcttcatttgggtGAGAAGAAGCGTAGTCGATTAAGAGAAGAGCTTTAATTGGTAAGGTTTTCTCCTTCAAAAGCGatataaccttaaaaaacaaccagttaaccttaaaaatcggacaaaacttaaaaggaatattcacctgtggaacaaatgactcatgaaaatagccgacgtcatccaggcggatttcgagctcttatagtcggtaggacactgaaagtttttaaaacagCGCGGATTCTTCGCCTTTCCAATTAACTAAAGCTTAAGCTTGTGGGATGCAGTGGCATTTAAACGTGATTTGCTGCTTCTCAGACTTTACCCCCGGGGCTCTCTTTTCCAAACATGACGCGTACAGTTTCTCTGGCAAAACTCTCCAAAATAACCCCGACTCATCATCATTATATAACTGATCGTTGCACAACTACAATTCCAccattttagctttaagtttttctttaaacggatccactagctgaggttgcgaagacagtttttcgcctgatataccgtacctcttcttgaatccttggagccatccatcactagcgaagaagtttgcttcattttctttaagttttgcATGCAatgtttttgccttttctttcaacattagTGCTTTACTGGCCAGTTTTTATCTCGCATTCAGATAAAGCAACGATAAAGAGCTCTCTCCATTTTGGGGAACTCTGAAGAACGCAGAGGTCCATAATACGTGTTGTTcacgcattttaaaatcacttcgctttaatgttacaaattgttgatttagcaacattatattatatatatttctttgctaaaaccCTGACAGATGagcctttttctaaaaaaccgagaattttagcattttgttttgttgtcaaGAACACGGGTtttttagaactcattttcacaagaaaatataaGACGAAACACactttgcaaaaccaaaaccgcgacaaatatattttactccttacttgcaattacgaataaaatgcctattttataattaggggattccccaatttcagaattacctgagatcaatgtaaactacattcaaataattgtagcgtttatttttcatgttatagagctttttgggttttttcacggtttagagtagtcaatgcaccaaaatgtctgttcacgttttggggtgttcacgctttagagcgttcacgttatcgagcgtgcgctgtatatgtgcattaagaaaataaaataaaataaatcgattttcttaTTCAAATTCTAACCATATATAACTAGTTAAAATGATTCATATTAATGAATAATTTCTATCGTCACTTTATAagaaatgctgctgaaatgCAACAACGATTACAAGTTCTAATTAAGAATACTAAGagaatcaataaaatatttcaagcaCTTACTGGAAGGGCGCGGCTTTAAAGTTTACTGCGATCACACTGTCATTTGCATTCACTAAACCTAgcgaaaatattatttcacGGAAGTGCAGCGCAGATAATTATATCAGTGAATTCACAACATTAGCCACGTTCCAGGAAAGAACAACATACATAGTTCCGGATTTACTCTCAAAAATCGACCCCACAAGTCATTCAACTCACTGCGCGACAACATTCAACTCAGTCGGATTACAGTTCCTGGTATTAACACTGAGCACAGTTTCTGGTAACCGTTCCTAACAAATTTCGAAATCTCACTATGGGTAAGTTTCACAGCTTGAGTCACTTAGGGATACGTGCTACAACGAAGTGACGATATTGGAAGTAAGTAATTGCCTTGCATATCCACACACGTTCACCAGTCGagcatatttatttcattttattttttcaatacaaacaACAATGTTTATTAACACTGCAACTAGTTACACATAAACTAACGAGCAGTGCAATTTTGGTAACATAAGAGAACTTTGTGAATAGATTTTCATAGTCCCTTTCTTAAGTTAACAGCCATGATGCTAGATCATGTGGTTTGACTCGATGAAGTCGGGGTGTTGAGGAGTTTGTTAGCTTCCTTATTCACGTGCCTTTGAAGCCTGAGGTAGtgggcttctgcttgttttttaatttcttcagcgaTTGTAGGGATATTGAAGTCACAATGAAGATCCATATCGCGAACGAACCAATGTGAAGTGAGAATATCTCTAaggattttattctggagtcATATGTAACTTTGACTGGGGCAACCGCATAGTTGCACGCCTTAGGACCACGCAAGCTTTataatatgtttatatatagatATCTTGTTATATATGGACAGCTTTGATCTTCGTTCAAATagccatttcatttttattacctTCAAGCCGTTTCAGTTTTATAGGCTCCTTCCATCAAGGCTTAGCATCGACCGTTTTTTGTTTGTGACGTTTTGAAGAACTGACTTGTTCAATCTTATATGCCAAGCCTTCGTCCATTTTTTAGTAGCATTTGTTGCAATTTGAAGTTTGGCTGCAGCTTCTTCAGCACTTTTTCCAATTGCTAGGATAACAGTGTCTTCGGCAAAAGTGGGGATCAAGCTATTCGGGGGTATCGGCAAGTTCCTGGTATATAAAAGGTATAAGAGGGGACCAAGAATGCTTCCTTGTGGCACACCAGCATTTCATTCTTCAAGGTTATATTATTCGTTTCCTTGTTTAACGCGAGAGTAGCGTTCGCTTAGATACGACTTTAGGAGGGCGACGTCCAAGAATACTgttcaaaagtgttttctatTTCAGGTGTGATTCTGTGCACCTGATTGATGGTTGAGTGTTTACTgcgaaagccaaattgatgcGAAGGTAACAGGTTTTTAGAGTCGATACTTCTTAAGCTCATCCGCTTTTCAAATAACTTACCAATGAGGCAGCAACGAGATTGGTCGGTATAAGAAAACAAGATGTAGCTCTCTTCTCGGTTTTGGAATCACTATTATTTCTGCAACTTTTCACAGGGTTGCAACATAGTGGAGAAAGATTGAATGATTAAATAACCTTACTAATTTAACCAAATTTATATAGCTCAGCGTAATTAAATCGAATCCGGgcacttttttatattgtagTTGTTTAATTTCTCTTTTGAGTTCTTTTATAGAAATTAATGAAATGGGGGTGTTTTCGTTCACAGTAAGAgtataaaattttcacattgACTTTCGTAAGGCTGGCAagtttttgttaagtgctttgCAAAAGCTATTGTCTTGTCTTTGtcacttttttgtattattatcttTCTTTGATTGGATGAACATGACAGTTTGGTCTATTCAAATATTTAGTACACTTTCAAAGTGAGTAGTCACGTTTTTTATCAGGTCTTAAGCTTGAAATGTActtatttattgaataatttttaataaaattcactaTTCAAATCTTGTGATGCTTTGTTTAGCTTTCTTCTGTCACTGGGGTAACAAGTTTGTTGCCATTTTCggcgtaattttcttttgtttgtgatGAGCTGCTTAATTTCTTTGGGGTAGTTAACTAGAGCTGAAATTGGGTGTACTCATCCAGACGGATTTCTGAATTTCGTGGTTATCAAGAAATCATTTTGctgaatattttgaagaatttttgcaaACGGTTTCCAGTCAGTATTTTTATTATGGAGCGTCTTACTACTTTCACTCTCGATTATTGTTTCACTGATAGTTAAAAATATTGGTGAATGATCCGAACCTTCGGCTATTTGAATAACAGTtgacagtttttttataatgaaaaagtCGATCAGGTCTGGAGTTTTATTGATATcagttggccaatattttaGTTTCGCCGTTGAAATGAAGTCACATCCAATTTCTCGCGCTGCTTTGTACAGCTCACGCAGTTTCACTGTGGTTAAACGTGATTGAAAGtggttggttttttgttttaaatgttaCATTTGTGGCTTGGAATGTTCCTGTACTTAAATTGAAATCTTCACAgtgttcaatatttttcttaattttacggCAATACTCGTACCACCCCTTGGTCAGTTGCTTGGGTGAGTAGTGTTCTAGACATTATAGTGCTAGAATTCAATGTGCTATTGTTTGGTAAAGTGCGTTTCAGAAATAAGGCAGACGTCAATATTTTTGCATTCCCATGGCATCCGGTTGtatgttaccggaatgactcgggtttttcccgtcCAAGCGCTGCCGCCCCATAAACTAGCcttgtctagtgtaccgtacctCACCTCCAATCTATCGTCATAGAGCAATCCTACGCAGCACGTCTGCTCTAAATACTTCTCTTCAGGACTGATATCGAACCCAACCCTGGACCAGAAGTACTATTCTATTGCTGCttttgccacaaacggctccacctgagctccacttcggttaggtgtaataagtgcaacgggtggtgtcCATTGGGGGTAGAATACCTCAAAAGGGTTTTCAATATGTCTATGGGCACTCTCATAATTTGTGACAactggaaagcagggagagtagTCACACTACCGAAACTTGGGAAACCCGCCAAACCTGAGGattcttatcggccgataactatTCTCTCCCCAGTAGTAAGGACTCTTTAAGCCCTTCTTCTCCCACTACACGAAACACCTGACCTCAGCCTTACACCAGCATGGcttccgaagagtgcacagtaccaccacAGCACTTACCGTCATTAAAACTCAGATAAACCGCGGACTCAACCAAAACCGTCCCTGCGAGAGgactagtagcgttggacctaaaaaAGGCtctcgacacagtcagccacgccacgctactagatgatattttacTATCGACACTCCCGCTAGGGCTGAAgtggtggaccgcgaactacctgagaggtcgtccttcgagacaaaatatcaaaacagaggaaaataaagcgaGGAGCTCCGTAAGGTGGTGTCCTTTTCCCCTTGCTTTTAAACTTCTATATCTCAAAACTACCCGAGTCACCAGAGAGTCTCCACGACAATGGGGTTGGACAATGGTATCGATGGTCTGTGCGCAAAGGTAACCTCGCCTGCCTTTTTCGCTTCTTTACTGTGACGAacctacaactttcccccaAATGTCCCTCTTCACCACCtagacaaaggaggtcaaactgcaacttaaggtaaaagtcgatgacacaccaattccgaccgTTTACAACCCCAAAAtcttgggagttaccttcgatTTTTTGCtatccttctcagcgcatacaacgctattgccactaaagtccaaaatagcAACAAGAttctcaaatcgcttgccggcagcacttggagcaaagacaaagaaatgttgctatcgacatttaaaaCAATAGGCCGGCTGGTTGTAAACTATGCTGctcctgtctggtcgcctggaaccagtgattcgcagtggacgaagctacagacttgtcaaaacactGACTTTAGGACTGGGACAGGAGGTGTAGTGATGCCCTGACTACAACATCTACATGGCAAGGCCCATATGTTCCCTGTAAAGGAgtataataaactgctcagcaagcagttcctgttaggaAGTTACCGCAGGtcccacccatgcagacacctgcttgagcttgagccacctcccaggcatgtcAGAAGGCACCTTCTtaactacgcggacgagatccaggacaaaacagatcGACAATTACTTGGTCgcacagtgtacagacagacaattaacgacattcatcgggagactcttgcCACCTTCTCAAGCTCCCGATCCctgaatgccgtcatcggagtcaaACTCCAACCCATTGCAGACAAAGAGCTCCAACTTCTCACGTAAccctggcacaactacgttctggatactgtagcacgttaaactcctacctattcagaatcgaccccgacatactaaacatatgtccggcatgtgaaggcaccccgcatgaCACTAAAcatcttttcacatgccccatcaaacccactcatctaacacccctctccctctgggcccaacctgtcgaaaccgCAAGTTTCCTGACCCTACtattagatgagctagacgaaggcgACCGGTGATGTAcaccagagaacgtaaatttatagagaaggctcaggaacgaatgggcagattaaatgtcaaaacacatcaaaacgagggtaggaagttaacagaagagggttaacatagcggagcgtagtcaacagaaataaatatagcgtttgcattgaaatgtaaaatgccatgatttggtgttagggaaaagaaaataacagaagacttgtacatttttctttcatgcttatttgccgtcgacattttgcatgcgcaaatggattacttcttgtgagatgaataaattaattctaagtaacgcaatagcaccgGCCTAAGAagctagtgtgctctatcaattagtgttatatttcatatttctctaataaataataataataataattctaagtatacgcatgcatgaatatgaaattttaagtatctaattgactaaattgtattgaatttaggtctattatcaaaattattcaaatatcataacacaaaaaataactttgtaaaccattcatttacatcaagggttattattcagcaatatgttggtactttttaaattattatatacatatgtatgtatattcatatactacaaagtgttgaatatatacatataacatctaccatccatattcatgtgggcagaaaaaaatcatgacttgcctcaaaacccagctcatacacctctcatacatatctacaaataAAGAATTCAaggcaaatagacaaacgtatgcaaacatatttcaaatatacatatgtatgtatgtatgcaaaaatcacattcctctttcaaacaaattttgaaaaatttaaaattttgtgtggaATGAcatctttgctagagcacgaagAGATAAATTTTCCTTATCAACCACATTTAAAAGTCCATCTTTTTCCTTAATGGAAagcattttctttttctgtgACATTTTCACTATTGAAACAATTAACACaatataaaagttttgcaaaatacAAATCAAATTATTCAACAATTTCTGTTCTTTTCATGCTAAAAGCTACACATTGTTACACACAGATCCCGTTACACGTTCACATGTTTCAGCATGTAGATTCGTGTGTTTAGTTTAGTtatgtattctttttttatttcaactaatGTCTATCTACTATCTTTGTTGTCCGCGGATTAGAGTATCGCGTCCGCTTATGAgaggtttttattgttttctttacacATTTGTTCAGTGATATAGTATGCTGC comes from Anastrepha obliqua isolate idAnaObli1 chromosome 6, idAnaObli1_1.0, whole genome shotgun sequence and encodes:
- the LOC129250662 gene encoding uncharacterized protein LOC129250662, whose translation is MSNTVDLLSSLILRFIEFTLPAIHEWNEDIEDGNADDDHQQEDESDDDSVSEQLEKIKPAEAVEIFNKALIWAGGACYP